One region of Glycine max cultivar Williams 82 chromosome 9, Glycine_max_v4.0, whole genome shotgun sequence genomic DNA includes:
- the LOC100818339 gene encoding protein HAPLESS 2 isoform X6: protein MALRSAITLIIIFILSSFHVVGIQIISKSKLEKCEKNSNSEDNLNCTTKIVLNMAVPSGSSGGEASIVAELVEVEENSSRKMQTLRIPPVITVNKTSAYALYQLTYIRDVPYKPEEYYVKTRKCEPDAGANVVKICERLRDEEGHIIEYTQPICCPCGPQRRMPSSCGNFFDKLTKGKANTAHCVRFPGDWFHVFGIGRRTLGFSVRIQVKSGTKVSEVFVGPENRTVISDDKFLRVNLIGDFVGYTNIPSFEDFYLVVPRQGSPGQPQDLGRNISMWMLLERVRFTLDGIECNKIGVSYEAFNQQPNFCSSPFWTCLHNQLWNFREADLNRISRNQVPLYGLEGRFERINQHPSAGSYSFSIGITEVLSTNLVLELSANDVEYVYQRSPGKIISVSVPTFEALTQFGVATITTKNTGEVEASYSLTFNCSKDITLMEVQEQFLIMKPNEVTTQSCKIYPSTDQASKYFCAVVLKDSDYNEVDRAECQFATTATVLDNDTHGMPFQPPEASINSFFDSIESIWNKIWRSLTEFITGKT from the exons ATGGCATTGCGTTCCGCTATCACCCTAATAATCATCTTCATACTTTCTTCCTTCCATgtcgttggaattcaaatcatCTCCAAATCGAAGCTGGAGAAGTGCGAGAAGAACTCCAATTCCGAGGACAATCTCAATTGTACTACCAAAATTGTACTCAACATGGCTGTTCCCAGTGGCTCG AGTGGTGGAGAGGCGTCAATTGTTGCGGAATTGGTGGAAGTGGAGGAAAATTCAAGCAGGAAAATGCAGACATTGCGTATTCCTCCTGTCATAACGGTCAACAAAACTTCTGCATATGCCTTGTATCAGTTAACATACATACGA GATGTTCCTTATAAACCTGAAGAGTATTATGTTAAGACACGCAAATGCGAGCCAGATGCTGGTGCAAATGTCGTGAAGATATGTGAAAG ACTGCGGGATGAAGAGGGTCATATTATCGAGTACACTCAG CCAATATGTTGTCCATGTGGACCCCAGAGGCGGATGCCTTCATCATGTGGAAACTTCT TTGACAAATTGACAAAAGGAAAGGCCAACACTGCACATTGTGTGCGTTTCCCTGGTGATTG GTTTCATGTTTTTGGCATTGGGCGGCGAACATTGGGATTTAGTGTTCGAATACAGGTGAAGAGTGGAACTAAAGTTTCG GAAGTGTTTGTGGGTCCTGAAAACAGAACAGTGATCTCTGATGATAAATTTTTGAGGGTTAATCTTATTGGAGATTTTGTTGGGTATACAAATATACCATCTTTTGAGGATTTCTATCTGGTCGTACCAAGGCAG GGCAGCCCTGGGCAACCACAGGATTTGGGGAGAAACATTTCTATGTGGATGCTGCTTGAGAGAGTGAGATTTACCTTAGATGGTATTGAATGTAACAAAATTGGTGTCAGCTATGAAGCTTTTAATCAACAACCAAACTTTTGCTCTTCTCCCTTTTGGACCTGCTTGCATAATCAATTATGGAATTTTCGGGAG GCTGACCTGAATCGAATAAGTAGGAATCAAGTGCCGCTCTATGGTTTGGAAGGAAGGTTTGAAAGAATAAACCAACATCCA AGTGCTGGGAGTTattctttctccataggaaTTACAGAGGTTCTTAGTACAAACCTTGTGCTAGAATTAAGTGCGAATGATGTAGAGTATGTTTATCAAAG GAGCCCAGGAAAGATAATAAGTGTTAGCGTCCCTACATTTGAAGCCCTAACTCAATTTGGTGTTGCTACAATCACAACTAAGAATACCGGTGAGGTGGAAGCGTCATATAGTTTGACG TTTAATTGCTCCAAGGATATCACCCTGATGGAG GTTCAGGAgcaatttttaataatgaagCCAAATGAGGTTACAACCCAATCATGCAAAATCTACCCAAGCACTGATCAggcttcaaaatatttttgtgcgG TCGTATTAAAGGATTCTGATTATAATGAAGTTGATAGAGCTGAATGTCAATTTGCTACTACGGCAACCGTTCTTGACAACGACACACAT GGTATGCCTTTTCAACCACCAGAGGCCAGTATAAATAGTTTCTTTGATTCTATCGAAAGCATATGGAATAAAATATGGAGAAGCTTAACAGAATTTATCACTGGAAAAACTT AG